The following are encoded in a window of Corynebacterium marinum DSM 44953 genomic DNA:
- a CDS encoding nucleotide sugar dehydrogenase, translating into MSTHRISDTHIAVIGLGYVGLPLAAAFGQHLPVVGYDIDESRIAELKQGHDRTLEVNDEELFQAINLEFTADAEDLRKANVYIVTTPTPIDEHKSPDLGAIRAATRTLAATLTPGDVVIYESTVYPGVTEEVCVPLLEEVSGLKYNDEFFAGYSPERINPGDKVHRVTNIVKVTSGSTPEIADYIDDLYRLIVSAGTHSAPSIKVAEAAKVIENTQRDVNIALMNELAVIFNKMDIDTQDVLEAAGTKWNFLPFRPGLVGGHCIGVDPYYLTHKAQAVGHHPEIILAGRRLNDSMGQYVASRLVKTMLHHIPKLSDARILVMGLTFKENTPDIRNTRVVDVVRELQEYGITVDVHDPWASSEEVEREYDITLVDTPCPQNYDAIIIAVAHHQFAELGAEGIRSYGKSDCTIYDLKGVLPKSAAHLRL; encoded by the coding sequence ATGAGCACCCATAGAATTTCCGACACGCATATCGCGGTGATCGGACTCGGTTACGTCGGATTACCCCTCGCAGCAGCCTTCGGCCAGCATCTTCCAGTTGTGGGCTACGACATCGATGAATCTAGGATCGCCGAGCTGAAACAAGGCCATGATCGAACCCTAGAGGTCAACGACGAGGAACTCTTCCAGGCGATCAACCTCGAATTCACCGCAGATGCTGAGGATCTCCGGAAAGCCAACGTCTACATCGTGACTACTCCTACACCAATCGACGAGCATAAATCGCCCGATCTCGGGGCAATTCGGGCTGCTACCCGAACCCTCGCGGCCACCCTTACACCCGGGGACGTGGTAATTTACGAATCCACTGTGTACCCGGGCGTTACTGAGGAAGTATGCGTGCCACTACTAGAAGAGGTCAGTGGACTTAAATACAACGACGAGTTTTTTGCGGGCTATAGTCCCGAACGAATCAATCCCGGAGACAAGGTGCATCGTGTCACTAATATTGTGAAAGTGACCTCCGGTTCTACTCCAGAAATTGCTGATTATATCGATGATCTATATCGTTTAATCGTATCCGCGGGCACCCACTCGGCCCCGAGCATTAAAGTGGCAGAAGCCGCAAAAGTGATTGAGAACACCCAGCGCGACGTCAATATCGCATTGATGAATGAGCTTGCGGTTATTTTCAATAAAATGGATATCGATACTCAAGATGTCCTTGAGGCCGCCGGAACTAAGTGGAATTTCCTACCCTTCCGCCCTGGACTAGTCGGCGGACACTGTATCGGAGTTGACCCCTACTACTTAACCCACAAAGCCCAGGCAGTGGGCCACCATCCAGAGATTATTTTGGCAGGACGTCGGCTCAATGACTCAATGGGACAATACGTGGCCAGCCGACTCGTTAAAACCATGCTGCACCATATCCCAAAGCTGAGCGATGCTCGAATCTTGGTTATGGGACTCACTTTCAAGGAAAACACTCCGGACATTCGGAACACGCGTGTGGTAGATGTGGTCCGAGAGCTGCAAGAATACGGAATAACCGTCGACGTGCATGACCCCTGGGCCAGCTCTGAAGAAGTCGAACGCGAGTATGACATCACGTTAGTAGATACGCCTTGCCCGCAAAACTACGATGCGATCATTATTGCGGTCGCGCATCATCAGTTTGCCGAGCTCGGCGCGGAAGGTATCCGATCCTACGGAAAATCTGACTGCACCATTTACGATCTTAAGGGTGTGCTTCCGAAATCCGCAGCACACCTGCGCCTCTAG
- a CDS encoding NAD-dependent epimerase/dehydratase family protein: MKVLITGGAGFIGSNLIKQLQKDGVSHIAVIDDFSTGFRENLQGLDVELFEGSILDQDLLSQAAHKADAIVHLAARPSVPRSIQDPLASHHANATGTMHVLEAARKWGAHVTLASSSSIYGSNQTLPKSEQLRPMPISPYAVSKLATETYALAYNAVYGLEVMPFRFFNVYGPGQAAGHAYAAVVPAFVDAALAGRPLPIHGDGEQTRDFTFVETVTETLSLAARERINPGDAVNLAFGTRSSLLDVVTVMEEILGFPLERDHQEPRAGDVRDSQAANDVLIDLFPAVQPVALGEGLEKTIEWFKSRS; encoded by the coding sequence ATGAAAGTCCTTATCACCGGCGGTGCAGGCTTCATCGGGTCCAACCTCATAAAGCAGCTTCAAAAAGACGGAGTTTCGCATATTGCTGTCATTGACGATTTTTCAACCGGTTTTCGCGAGAACCTGCAGGGCCTAGACGTAGAACTTTTCGAGGGATCTATCCTAGATCAAGACCTGCTATCACAAGCAGCACATAAAGCCGACGCAATCGTGCACCTAGCGGCTCGACCTTCAGTTCCTCGCTCCATTCAGGATCCACTCGCGTCGCATCATGCGAACGCGACTGGCACCATGCATGTTTTGGAAGCCGCGCGGAAATGGGGAGCCCATGTCACACTGGCATCTTCCTCTTCTATATACGGCTCGAATCAAACTCTGCCTAAATCGGAGCAGCTTCGCCCCATGCCCATAAGCCCCTACGCAGTTAGCAAACTGGCGACTGAAACTTATGCTCTCGCTTATAACGCAGTTTACGGATTAGAAGTTATGCCGTTCCGTTTTTTCAACGTTTACGGCCCAGGGCAGGCTGCTGGCCATGCATATGCCGCCGTCGTGCCCGCGTTTGTCGATGCCGCACTCGCAGGACGTCCCCTACCAATCCATGGAGACGGAGAGCAAACCAGAGATTTCACTTTTGTGGAGACAGTGACAGAGACGCTCTCCCTTGCTGCACGAGAGAGGATCAACCCAGGAGATGCGGTAAACTTAGCATTCGGCACCCGCAGCTCCCTCTTGGACGTAGTTACGGTAATGGAAGAAATCCTTGGCTTCCCGTTGGAACGAGATCATCAAGAGCCCCGCGCTGGGGACGTAAGGGATTCTCAAGCAGCGAACGACGTACTCATTGACCTGTTTCCTGCCGTCCAGCCCGTTGCTCTGGGTGAAGGCCTCGAGAAAACAATTGAATGGTTTAAGAGCCGGAGTTAG